One genomic window of Methanosarcina acetivorans C2A includes the following:
- a CDS encoding Pycsar system effector family protein produces MDKNLYDILLNINEWLKFAEAKNAALIALNAAAIFGMVSILTTENLSLNQCLIYYSYSFILFNLLSLSFALFSFWPQVQCSHNSIEKSENLLFFGDIVNCNEKEYLSKLFDSCQIREEQYRPIDLDYAEQIISNSKIATRKYSFFKIALWLTISAFLSPVFSVISLAIFILKKVISFMFHD; encoded by the coding sequence ATGGATAAAAATCTGTATGATATTTTATTAAATATAAACGAATGGTTAAAATTTGCTGAGGCAAAAAATGCGGCGTTAATAGCACTAAATGCAGCTGCAATTTTTGGCATGGTTTCGATTTTAACAACGGAAAATTTATCGTTAAATCAATGCTTAATTTATTATTCTTATTCATTCATACTGTTTAATTTGTTGTCTCTCTCCTTTGCTTTATTTTCTTTTTGGCCCCAAGTCCAATGTTCACATAATTCAATTGAAAAAAGCGAAAATCTGCTATTTTTTGGGGACATAGTTAATTGTAATGAAAAAGAGTATCTATCTAAACTATTCGATTCATGTCAAATAAGAGAAGAGCAATATCGACCGATAGATCTTGATTACGCAGAACAAATTATATCAAATTCGAAAATTGCAACGCGAAAATATTCTTTTTTCAAAATAGCACTTTGGTTAACAATTTCAGCCTTCCTTAGTCCTGTGTTTAGTGTTATCTCTCTTGCTATTTTCATCTTAAAAAAAGTAATATCATTTATGTTTCATGACTAA
- a CDS encoding winged helix-turn-helix transcriptional regulator, with protein MQTHDDIKHKMEEFQERMDDIKGVAKSNAKQVEKCFKKGERLSFTDIAKRVDLENNQVSNALKRLKRQGKLKFDRLDTETRRYYHLP; from the coding sequence ATGCAGACACATGATGATATAAAACACAAAATGGAAGAATTCCAAGAGAGAATGGATGATATAAAGGGGGTAGCTAAATCAAATGCAAAACAAGTAGAAAAATGTTTTAAAAAGGGCGAAAGATTGTCATTTACCGATATTGCGAAAAGAGTGGACCTTGAGAACAACCAGGTGAGTAATGCATTGAAACGATTGAAAAGACAGGGCAAGTTAAAATTCGACAGACTTGACACGGAAACCAGAAGGTATTACCATTTACCATAA
- a CDS encoding adenylate/guanylate cyclase domain-containing protein, producing the protein MYRSPINYLWCLFLNPKDFLQKISDETKDIVSSDFDIEINTTEYVPNVDDTNITYENLDSKCKKCKTIETCVLYIDIRKSTELNLKHRPKTLAKLYTVFVRNMIKCAEYHGGYVRNIIGDRIMVVFDRNNCFKNAIDTAVLLNTVAEYIINKNFKNNDIVCGIGIDFGSMLVVKTGTIKQGNENQFYKSLVWLGKPANIASKLTDNANKSTVSSKNKVRVGLHYPLTNKWNWTEISYSEFLNHLEITYSPTLNYKNEYFKYFYEVTESNPVSIPPILITDEVYQGFKKDCPDDQSLKEEMWKKVKLTIPGYDGGIYGGNIRFTIVDEIN; encoded by the coding sequence ATGTATAGGAGTCCTATTAATTACCTGTGGTGTCTATTCCTGAATCCCAAAGATTTTCTCCAAAAAATAAGTGATGAAACAAAAGATATTGTCTCATCTGATTTTGATATTGAAATAAATACTACTGAATATGTTCCAAATGTTGATGATACAAATATCACTTATGAAAACTTAGATAGCAAATGTAAGAAATGTAAGACTATAGAAACTTGTGTACTTTACATAGATATCCGAAAATCCACCGAATTAAATTTGAAACATCGGCCAAAAACGTTAGCAAAACTTTATACAGTTTTTGTAAGAAACATGATTAAATGCGCTGAATATCATGGTGGTTATGTTAGAAATATTATTGGAGATAGAATAATGGTTGTTTTTGATAGAAATAATTGTTTCAAAAACGCCATTGATACTGCTGTACTGCTAAATACGGTTGCTGAGTATATAATCAACAAAAATTTCAAAAATAATGATATTGTTTGTGGAATTGGAATTGACTTTGGAAGTATGCTTGTAGTCAAGACAGGAACTATTAAACAAGGCAATGAAAATCAATTTTACAAATCATTAGTTTGGTTAGGTAAACCAGCTAACATTGCCTCTAAATTAACTGATAATGCAAACAAGAGCACAGTCTCCTCAAAAAATAAAGTTCGTGTGGGTCTTCACTATCCACTAACAAATAAATGGAATTGGACAGAAATCTCTTATTCAGAATTTCTGAATCATTTGGAGATAACATACTCGCCTACTCTAAATTATAAAAATGAATACTTCAAATATTTTTACGAAGTCACTGAATCCAATCCAGTTTCTATTCCTCCAATATTAATTACTGATGAAGTATATCAAGGATTCAAAAAAGATTGTCCCGACGATCAGTCTCTAAAAGAAGAAATGTGGAAGAAAGTAAAATTAACGATTCCAGGATATGATGGAGGCATTTATGGAGGAAATATTAGATTTACAATAGTTGATGAAATCAATTAA